The segment ATTGGGTAAATCTCACCATTTTTACCATATTTACCTTTACGTGCTCCTAGTAGTATTACACCCGCTAGTGCTGCTGCTGCACCTGCCATATGTACAATACCTGAACCTGCAAAGTCACTAAAGCCAGCTTCTGATAGGAAACCACCACCCCATGTCCAGTAACCTTCTACAGGATAGATAACCGCTGTTAGTACTACAGAAAAAATTAAGAATGACCATAGCTTCATACGTTCAGCTACTGCACCAGAAACAACAGACATCGCAGTCGCAACGAAGACAACTTGGAAAAAGAAGTCAGATTCTAAAGAGTGATCAGCGCCTTCAGCTTGCGTACCAATTAATGCTCCAAATGAGGGTAACCAACCACCCGCACTGTTATCGACATACATAATGTTGTAACCAACCAGTAGGTACATGGTACAAGCGATAGCATATAAACAAATATTTTTAGTTAAAATTTCAGTGGTGTTTTTCGAACGAACAAGGCCTGCTTCCAACATCGCAAAACCTGCCGCCATCCACATCACTAATGCGCCAGAGATCAAAAAGAAAAATGTGTCTAACGCATAACGTAATTCTATTACTGTTGTTGATAATTCCATGGTCGTCTTCCCCTAATAACCTAATTCATCAATTCTTTTATTGTTGTGAATTACAGTGCTTCTGTATCCACTTCACCAGTACGAATACGTACCGCGTGCTCAAGATCGTAAACAAAAATTTTGCCGTCACCGATTTTCCCGGTTTGTGCGGCATTGCTGATGGCTTCAACAATGGCATCTAAATTCTGAGCTTGTGTCGCAATTTCAATTTTCACTTTAGGTAAAAAATCGACCTGATATTCTGCACCACGGTAAAGCTCTGTATGCCCTTTCTGTCGGCCAAATCCTTTGACTTCCGAGACTGTCATACCTTCTACACCGACATCGGCTAATGCTTCACGTACGTCGTCTAATTTAAATGGCTTAATAATGGCGTTAATTATCTTCATTGCTTGCTCCTCAAATACCCAATCCTTGATGTTTACAGTTACTTAACAAACAAGCATTGTGCCAACTTTTATTTGTAATAAAATTCAACAACTTAATATATTTAAAGGAATTTAAAGAAAAAAGGCTGCACCATCACAGTGCAGCCCTCTCACTAACATGAAGCATAAATACGCCTCAAATCAATTCTATTTTTAAAACTCGCTAAGAAAATTAAAAACGAGCAATAAAAGTACGCCAACCTTCTAACACTTGCTCAAGATCTTCAAATCCACAAACAGAAAGACTTTCTTCATCATAGAAATGAAAATCCTCTTCAAAGTCTTCCTCTTCTTCTGAAAACAAACAGTTAGCTTGAACTAAGGCTTCATTATCTTGCAATAATAGGGTTAATTCTTCCCCCACTAAACGCCACTCTTGGCTACTGTTTTTCATTGCACTAAGTTGATCCATGATGAGATCGAGCTTCTCGGTATCCTTACCTATTTCTTCAATGATCCAACGACCCAATACTTCATGACCCATAGAAAAAATAGCGTGATAAGTACCGTCCAAGGTATTTTTTTTAAATTCGTAGTCCATACCTTTCGTTCCTCATAGATGATCTTCTTGCTTTAATAAGCTGATAAAATACAGCCTATATGCTGCCGCCCATTGTCAGGATCTACTCAAGAAATGCAACTCAATACCACAAGTAGACGCAAATCGTGCTACACAATGACGTAACCATAACAAAAATGCTCGTATTCCTTCTCTTCGTTTAGAGCTCATTATTATGAAAATTATTATTGCTCCTGATTCTTACAAAGAAAGCTTAACGGCAATGGAAGTGGCTACCGCGATTGAAAACGGTTTCCGCCAAGTATTACCAAACGCTGAATACATTAAACTTCCCATGGCTGATGGCGGTGAAGGCACTGTGCAATCATTGGTAGATGCTAGCAACGGTCGTATTATTGAGTGCACAGTAACAGGTCCTTTAGGCGAGCAAGTAAACAGCTTCTTCGGTTTAATGGGTGATAACAAAACCGCGATTATTGAAATGGCGGCTGCATCTGGTTTACATCTTGTTAGCTCTGAGCAACGAAATCCCATGTTGACGACCAGCTTTGGTACAGGTGAATTAATTATCGCTGCATTGGATAAAGGTGTAGAGCACATAATTATTGGTATTGGTGGAAGCGCAACTAACGACGGAGGTGTCGGTATGGCACAAGCGTTGGGGGCACGTCTACAGGATGAAAACAACAACCCAATTTGCTTCGGTGGCGGTGCGTTAGCTCGCTTGCACCATATTGATATCAGTAACATCGACCCTCGCCTTGCTAAGGTAAAATTAGAAGTTGCATGTGATGTCGATAATCCACTGTGTGGCGAAAAAGGCGCATCACGGATCTTCGGTCCTCAGAAAGGTGCAATTCCGGAAATGGTTGATCAACTTGACGCTAACCTTGCCCATTACGCCAAAATTATTAAACGTGATTTAGGTCGTGATGTAAAAAACAGGGCTGGTGCGGGTGCTGCTGGCGGTATAGGAGCTGCTTTGCTTGGATTTTTTAACGCGCAGTTACGTTCAGGAATAGAAATAGTCATGGATGCGGTCAATTTAGCAGACGTATTAAAAGACGCTGATTTAGTGATCACAGGTGAAGGTCGCATTGATAGCCAAACTATTCATGGTAAAACCCCAATTGGGGTTGCACGCACAGCAAAACGTTTCAACAAACCTGTCATTGGTATTGCAGGGTGCCTATCTTATGACTGTGATGCCGTGTATGACCACGGGATTGATGCAGTATTCAGTGTCGTACCACGCTCGGTAAGTTTGACTGAAGCGCTAGCAGAAGCTGCAATTAACGTTGAGCTTACGGCACGTAATGTGGCTGCAATTTACGCAATAGTTCGCTAATAAAAACTTTTCCCATACAAACAAAAACGCCTCGAACATTCGAGGCGTTTTTTATTATTTAATCAAAACTAAGCACTATGATTAAGCTGGTTTTTGAATGATCACATCATCCGCTTTCTTGGTGTAATCTTCCATACGATGGAAATTTAAGTAACGGTAAGTATCTGCCGCCGTTGCATCAATTTGTTTCGCGTATTCTAGGTATTCTTCTTTCGTTGGAATACGACCTAAAATAGCGCCAACAGCTGCAAGCTCTGCTGATGAGAGGTAAACATTCGCGCCTGTACCTAAACGGTTCGGGAAGTTACGGGTTGATGTCGACATTACTGTTGCCTTATCAGCAACACGTGCTTGGTTACCCATACACAATGAACATCCCGGCGTTTCAATACGAACCCCAGCACGACCAAAGATCCCGTAGTAACCTTCTTCTGTTAGCTGATCTTTATCCATCTTCGTCGGTGGTGCGACCCACAAACGTGTATCTAGCTGACCACCAAACTTCTCTAGTAGTTTACCTGCTGCACGGAAGTGACCAATGTTCGTCATACATGAACCGATAAATACTTCATCAATTTGTGTACCTTGAACGTCAGACAGTAAACGCGCATCATCAGGATCATTTGGCGCACATAGAATTGGCTGATTGATATCTGCCAAGTCAATTTCAATCACGTGTGCGTATTCTGCATCATTATCTGCTGTCATTAGCTCTGGATTTGCTAACCACTCTTCCATCGCGGTAATACGACGTTCAATGGTACGGCGATCGCCGTAACCTTCAGAAATCATCCACTTCAGCATCACGATGTTTGAATTTAAGTATTCTGCAATCGACTCTTCAGAAAGCTTAACGGTACAACCTGCCGCACTACGCTCTGCCGATGCATCTGATAGCTCAAATGCTTGCTCAACCGTTAGGTGTTCAACACCTTCGATCTCCAGTACTCGACCAGAGAATTCGTTGATCTTACCTGCTTTCTCTACTGTCAGTAGACCCTGCTGAATCGCGTAGTATGGGATCGCATGAACCAGATCACGTAGCGTGATACCTTCTTGCATCTCACCTTTAAAGCGAACCAGAATAGATTCAGGCATATCTAACGGCATAACACCTGTTGCCGCAGCAAAAGCGACAAGGCCAGAACCAGCTGGGAATGAAATACCTAATGGGAAACGCGTATGTGAGTCACCACCTGTACCAACAGTATCAGGCAGGAGCATACGGTTTAGCCATGAGTGAATAACACCATCACCCGGACGAAGTGATACACCACCACGATTCATAATGAAATCAGGTAATGTGTGGTGAGTATTAACATCAATCGGTTTCGGATAAGCCGAGGTATGACAGAACGACTGCATCGTAAGTTCAGCAGAGAAACCAAGACACGCTAAGTCTTTTAATTCATCACGAGTCATAGGACCGGTGGTATCTTGCGAACCTACCGTTGTCATCTTAGGCTCACAGTAAGTGCCAGGGCGAACGCCTTCAACACCACATGCTTTACCTACCATCTTCTGCGCTAAGGTATAACCCTTACCGCTATCTTCAACCGCAACAGGACGACGGAAAATATCCGATGATGGTAAACCCAATGATTGACGAGCACGATCGGTTAGGCCACGACCAATGATCAATGGAATACGACCACCCGCACGTACTTCATCAATCAGCACATCCGTTTTTAGCCCAAAAGTAGAAACTAGCTCATCACTTTCGTGACGACGAACTTCACCTTTAAATGGATACACATCGATCACATCACCCATCGCGAGTTGAGTCACATCAACTTCAATCGGTAGTGCGCCTGCATCTTCCATCGTATTAAAGAAGATAGGAGCGATCTTGCCACCTAAAACATAACCACCCGCACGCTTGTTCGGTACATAAGGGATATCATCGCCCATGAACCAAAGCACAGAGTTAGTCGCAGACTTACGA is part of the Photobacterium angustum genome and harbors:
- a CDS encoding P-II family nitrogen regulator codes for the protein MKIINAIIKPFKLDDVREALADVGVEGMTVSEVKGFGRQKGHTELYRGAEYQVDFLPKVKIEIATQAQNLDAIVEAISNAAQTGKIGDGKIFVYDLEHAVRIRTGEVDTEAL
- a CDS encoding YacL family protein — protein: MDYEFKKNTLDGTYHAIFSMGHEVLGRWIIEEIGKDTEKLDLIMDQLSAMKNSSQEWRLVGEELTLLLQDNEALVQANCLFSEEEEDFEEDFHFYDEESLSVCGFEDLEQVLEGWRTFIARF
- a CDS encoding glycerate kinase, whose translation is MKIIIAPDSYKESLTAMEVATAIENGFRQVLPNAEYIKLPMADGGEGTVQSLVDASNGRIIECTVTGPLGEQVNSFFGLMGDNKTAIIEMAAASGLHLVSSEQRNPMLTTSFGTGELIIAALDKGVEHIIIGIGGSATNDGGVGMAQALGARLQDENNNPICFGGGALARLHHIDISNIDPRLAKVKLEVACDVDNPLCGEKGASRIFGPQKGAIPEMVDQLDANLAHYAKIIKRDLGRDVKNRAGAGAAGGIGAALLGFFNAQLRSGIEIVMDAVNLADVLKDADLVITGEGRIDSQTIHGKTPIGVARTAKRFNKPVIGIAGCLSYDCDAVYDHGIDAVFSVVPRSVSLTEALAEAAINVELTARNVAAIYAIVR
- the acnB gene encoding bifunctional aconitate hydratase 2/2-methylisocitrate dehydratase — protein: MLEAYRKHVEERAAEGVVAKPLDAEQVAALVELLKNPPAGEESVLLDLLENRIPPGVDEAAYVKAGFLAAITKGDAQSPIVSKEKAAELLGTMQGGYNIEPLISLLDDDTLAPISVKALSHTLLMFDAFYDVEEKAKAGNAFAQQVLQSWADAEWFLSKPALAEKITLTVFKVTGETNTDDLSPAPDAWSRPDIPLHALAMLKNEREGIVPDQQGSVGPIKQIEALKEKGHQLVYVGDVVGTGSSRKSATNSVLWFMGDDIPYVPNKRAGGYVLGGKIAPIFFNTMEDAGALPIEVDVTQLAMGDVIDVYPFKGEVRRHESDELVSTFGLKTDVLIDEVRAGGRIPLIIGRGLTDRARQSLGLPSSDIFRRPVAVEDSGKGYTLAQKMVGKACGVEGVRPGTYCEPKMTTVGSQDTTGPMTRDELKDLACLGFSAELTMQSFCHTSAYPKPIDVNTHHTLPDFIMNRGGVSLRPGDGVIHSWLNRMLLPDTVGTGGDSHTRFPLGISFPAGSGLVAFAAATGVMPLDMPESILVRFKGEMQEGITLRDLVHAIPYYAIQQGLLTVEKAGKINEFSGRVLEIEGVEHLTVEQAFELSDASAERSAAGCTVKLSEESIAEYLNSNIVMLKWMISEGYGDRRTIERRITAMEEWLANPELMTADNDAEYAHVIEIDLADINQPILCAPNDPDDARLLSDVQGTQIDEVFIGSCMTNIGHFRAAGKLLEKFGGQLDTRLWVAPPTKMDKDQLTEEGYYGIFGRAGVRIETPGCSLCMGNQARVADKATVMSTSTRNFPNRLGTGANVYLSSAELAAVGAILGRIPTKEEYLEYAKQIDATAADTYRYLNFHRMEDYTKKADDVIIQKPA